A portion of the Kiritimatiellia bacterium genome contains these proteins:
- a CDS encoding YkgJ family cysteine cluster protein — translation STGAASGSSAMSNSAVGFACECCGACCRWPGLVRLSALDVDRLAAHLRLDPATFVERFCKLAPNRAQLALNERADGACVFLDGRICAVYPARPEQCRAFPLQWWRAGCPAAPAPPTARGSAGEAAGAEV, via the coding sequence GGTCCACCGGCGCCGCCTCAGGGTCGTCAGCGATGAGCAATTCCGCCGTAGGGTTTGCGTGTGAGTGCTGCGGCGCCTGTTGTCGCTGGCCCGGTCTGGTGCGGCTTTCTGCGCTGGATGTGGACCGACTGGCGGCGCATTTGCGTCTGGACCCGGCGACCTTTGTGGAGCGTTTCTGCAAGCTGGCACCAAACCGCGCACAGCTGGCGCTCAACGAACGCGCGGACGGCGCCTGCGTATTCCTGGATGGGCGCATCTGCGCGGTCTACCCCGCGCGCCCAGAGCAATGCCGGGCCTTCCCTCTGCAGTGGTGGCGCGCCGGTTGCCCCGCCGCCCCGGCTCCTCCCACCGCACGGGGTTCTGCGGGCGAAGCGGCGGGAGCGGAAGTCTGA